The Callospermophilus lateralis isolate mCalLat2 chromosome 3, mCalLat2.hap1, whole genome shotgun sequence genome has a segment encoding these proteins:
- the LOC143394904 gene encoding BPI fold-containing family A member 1-like: MFHTGGLLVFCGLLAQVTSQLAGLPIPLDPVLPEPLDPTLSLDPAPALDSNPIDLAGSLRNALSKGLLFGGLLDIVENLPILDILKTGGGTSGGLVGGLLGKLTSSLPILNNILSIKVTSPQLLELGLVQTPDGHRLYVTIPLGLILKVNTGLVGSLLELDVKLNITAELLVERDSEGKSHLVLGDCTHSPGSLRISLLNGHTHGFFGPLPIQDLVDNLTGILNKVLPELVQGKVCPLVNGVLEKLDIPLVHEIIRVRNVPCSPPNKTAPLLHQGVLWCFSIM, translated from the exons ATGTTTCACACTGGGGGCCTCCTTGTCTTCTGTGGGCTGCTGGCCCAGGTCACATCCCAGCTCGCAGGCCTGCCCATTCCACTGGACCCAGTCCTGCCCGAGCCCCTGGACCCGACGCTGTCCTTGGATCCGGCTCCAGCCCTGGATTCAAATCCCATAGATCTTGCTGGAAGCTTGAGGAATG CTCTCAGCAAAGGCCTGCTCTTTGGGGGTCTGCTGGACATTGTTGAAAACCTCCCGATTTTGGACATCCTGAAGACTGGAGGGGGCACTTCCGGTGGCCTGGTTGGAGGCTTACTTGGGAAACTGACTTCCTCTCTCCCCATCCTGAACAACATCCTCTC CATCAAGGTCACCAGTCCCCAGCTGTTGGAACTCGGTCTTGTCCAGACCCCTGATGGCCATCGCCTCTACGTCACCATCCCGCTGGGATTGATACTTAAAGTGAATAC GGGCCTGGTGGGAAGTCTGCTGGAGCTGGACGTGAAGCTCAACATCACTGCGGAACTCTTGGTTGAGAGAGACAGTGAGGGGAAGAGCCACCTGGTGCTTGGTGACTGCACCCATTCCCCTGGCAGCCTGCGGATCTCCCTGCTTAACGG TCACACCCACGGCTTTTTTGGTCCCCTCCCCATTCAAGACCTCGTGGACAACCTCACGGGCATCTTGAATAAAGTCCTTCCTGAGCTGGTGCAGGGCAAG GTGTGCCCTCTGGTCAATggcgttctcgaaaaactggacaTCCCCCTGGTGCATGAGATCATTC GTGTGCGGAACGTCCCCTGCTCCCCACCAAATAAAACCGCTCCTCTTCTGCACCAGGGCGTCTTATGGTGCTTCAGCATCATGTGA
- the LOC143394903 gene encoding BPI fold-containing family A member 1-like, with translation MFHTGGLLVFCGLLAQVTSQLAGLPIPLDPVLPEPLDPTLSLDPAPALDSNPIDLAGSLRNALSKGLLFGGLLDIVENLPILDILKTGGGTSGGLVGLFGKLTSSLPILNNILYIKVTSPQLLELGLVQTPDGHRLYVTIPLGLILKVNTGLVGSLLELDVKLNITAELLVERDSEGKSHLVLGDCTHSPGSLRISLLNGIASLPIQDLVDNLTGILNKVLPELVQGKVCPLVNGVLEKLDIPLVHEIIRVRNVPCSTPNKIAPLLHQGVLCCFSIT, from the exons ATGTTTCACACTGGGGGCCTCCTTGTCTTCTGTGGGCTGCTGGCCCAGGTCACATCCCAGCTCGCAGGCCTGCCCATTCCACTGGACCCAGTCCTGCCCGAGCCCCTGGACCCGACGCTGTCCTTGGATCCGGCTCCAGCCCTGGATTCAAATCCCATAGATCTTGCTGGAAGCTTGAGGAATG CTCTCAGCAAAGGCCTGCTCTTTGGGGGTCTGCTGGACATTGTTGAAAACCTCCCGATTTTGGACATCCTGAAGACTGGAGGGGGCACTTCTGGTGGCCTGGTTGGCCTATTTGGAAAACTGACTTCCTCTCTCCCCATCCTGAACAACATCCTCTA CATCAAGGTCACCAGTCCCCAGCTGTTGGAACTCGGTCTTGTCCAGACCCCTGATGGCCATCGCCTCTACGTCACCATCCCGCTGGGATTGATACTTAAAGTGAATAC GGGCCTGGTGGGAAGTCTGCTGGAGCTGGACGTGAAGCTCAACATCACTGCGGAACTCTTGGTTGAGAGAGACAGTGAGGGGAAGAGCCACCTGGTGCTTGGTGACTGCACCCATTCCCCTGGCAGCCTGCGGATCTCCCTGCTTAACGG AATCGCTTCCCTCCCCATTCAAGACCTCGTGGACAACCTCACGGGCATCTTGAATAAAGTCCTTCCTGAGCTGGTGCAGGGCAAG GTGTGCCCTCTGGTCAATggcgttctcgaaaaactggacaTCCCCCTGGTGCATGAGATCATTC GTGTGCGGAACGTCCCCTGCTCCACACCAAATAAAATTGCTCCTCTTCTGCACCAGGGCGTCTTGTGCTGCTTCAGCATCACGTGA